In Curtobacterium sp. MCPF17_002, one genomic interval encodes:
- a CDS encoding glycoside hydrolase family 16 protein, translating into MTGAADDDPPSFAGHAAAAHGAAPAHGAGLARHRRPFRTGGRRIALAAGALVIAAGAVAATTTTATGESGEPSGVSMPTTDGGGWNRVFSEDFTDTTGTAGFESDYADRFSVYHGFSDTAGTGRYQASTLSAHDGMLDMHLRTTAGGTPLAGGIVPLVDGEWGGQTSGRYSIRMKSDEVDGYGVAVLLWSDENVWEDGEVDFPEGALGAPAYLNVHCLDDPAEKCLQYETEASFADWHTYTIEWTPSRMSFLVDDELVSTTTESIPTSRMHLVVQAGSNGGHPPRGAAGSLLVDWMTIDVPVDGAEPQATLPSDGATAPAEGSWTADSPPPDDGPQD; encoded by the coding sequence ATGACCGGGGCCGCGGACGACGACCCGCCGTCCTTCGCCGGCCACGCCGCGGCGGCACACGGAGCGGCGCCGGCGCACGGAGCGGGCCTCGCCCGACACCGGCGACCGTTCCGCACCGGTGGGCGGCGGATCGCGCTCGCGGCCGGGGCCCTGGTGATCGCCGCCGGGGCCGTCGCGGCGACGACCACCACGGCGACCGGGGAGAGCGGCGAGCCGAGCGGGGTGAGCATGCCGACCACCGACGGCGGCGGGTGGAACCGGGTGTTCTCGGAGGACTTCACCGACACCACGGGGACTGCCGGGTTCGAGTCCGACTACGCCGACCGGTTCTCGGTCTACCACGGCTTCTCGGACACCGCGGGGACCGGCCGCTACCAGGCGTCGACCCTGTCCGCGCACGACGGCATGCTCGACATGCACCTCCGGACGACGGCCGGCGGCACCCCGCTCGCCGGGGGCATCGTCCCGCTGGTCGACGGGGAGTGGGGCGGCCAGACGTCCGGCCGGTACAGCATCCGCATGAAGAGCGACGAGGTCGACGGGTACGGCGTCGCGGTGCTGCTGTGGAGTGACGAGAACGTGTGGGAGGACGGCGAGGTCGACTTCCCCGAGGGAGCCCTCGGCGCGCCGGCGTACCTCAACGTGCACTGCCTGGACGACCCCGCGGAGAAGTGCCTCCAGTACGAGACCGAGGCGTCATTCGCCGACTGGCACACCTACACGATCGAGTGGACTCCGTCGCGGATGTCGTTCCTCGTCGATGACGAGTTGGTCAGCACGACGACCGAGAGCATCCCGACATCGCGCATGCACCTCGTGGTGCAGGCCGGTTCGAACGGCGGACACCCGCCGCGCGGAGCCGCCGGTTCGCTGCTCGTCGACTGGATGACCATCGACGTGCCGGTCGACGGCGCCGAGCCGCAGGCCACCCTGCCCTCGGACGGCGCCACGGCGCCTGCCGAGGGGTCGTGGACGGCGGACAGCCCGCCGCCGGACGACGGCCCCCAGGACTGA
- a CDS encoding PIG-L family deacetylase — protein sequence MFASIVALVVGPGLGAQSAEAATTADCSAGRVLNVVAHPDDDLLFQGTAIRKDIDAGRCVRSVVFTAGDAGYPDWYWESRQDGLKAAYASIAGVSSVWATGTLVVAGKTLHTETLTTAPRISLVFMELPDGNVGGNGFWADGYQSLQGLYQGYATSISTVADATHPTTYTLAQLRATLLAIVQGFAPTDIHTLDNDGEYGDGDHSDHHTVAYLADEAQAKYTPAHTFTGYMGYPIEDRPSNLTTAQTNAKAAAFFTYAAYDDQTCASWDACAPRSESTWLSREYTAGSPVPTDPNPQGTDVTSGATVTASAENAADGQTAKKAVDGVVSGYPDAPTAEWVAPAGRAGTWIQLGWSGGTTLNEIDLADRPNAADQVLSGTLTFSDGTSVTVPALTNGGAMQRVTFTARKVTWARFTVTSVSGSTENIGLAEIRAFAPAGTTTPPPTTEPAKTDVTNSAAVTASAENAADGQTAKKAVDGVVSGYPTTPSAEWVAPSGRTGTWIQLGWSGGTTLNEVDLADRPNADDQVLGGTLTFSDGSSVTVPALANGGGLQAVTFASRQVTWVRFTVTSVSGTTQNIGLAEIRAFSPAGTPTPTPTPTPTPTPTPTPTPTPGFVDVTGKATPTAVSDNPADGQTVAKAVDGVVSGYPASPTSEWVAPKGRTGTWIQLTWSSSVALKRVVLYDRPNSADQITSGTLTFSDGSKVTVASLPNDSSARTVDFTARNVTWVRFTATGVSSSTVNAGLAEFRAWTAG from the coding sequence GTGTTCGCGAGCATCGTCGCACTCGTCGTCGGCCCGGGCCTCGGTGCCCAGTCCGCCGAGGCTGCGACGACCGCGGACTGCAGCGCCGGTCGCGTGCTCAACGTCGTCGCCCACCCGGACGACGACCTGCTGTTCCAGGGCACCGCGATCCGGAAGGACATCGACGCCGGCCGCTGCGTGCGCTCCGTCGTGTTCACCGCCGGGGACGCGGGCTACCCGGACTGGTACTGGGAGAGCCGCCAGGACGGCCTCAAGGCCGCATACGCGAGCATCGCCGGCGTGAGCTCGGTCTGGGCCACGGGGACGCTCGTCGTCGCCGGCAAGACCCTCCACACCGAGACGCTCACCACGGCGCCCAGGATCAGCCTGGTGTTCATGGAGCTCCCCGACGGCAACGTCGGCGGCAACGGCTTCTGGGCGGACGGGTACCAGAGCCTGCAGGGGCTGTACCAGGGCTACGCCACCAGCATCAGCACCGTCGCCGATGCCACCCACCCCACGACCTACACCCTCGCGCAGCTCCGGGCCACGCTGCTGGCCATCGTGCAGGGCTTCGCCCCCACCGACATCCACACCCTCGACAACGACGGCGAGTACGGCGACGGCGACCACAGCGACCACCACACCGTGGCGTACCTCGCCGACGAGGCGCAGGCGAAGTACACCCCTGCGCACACCTTCACCGGCTACATGGGCTACCCGATCGAGGACCGGCCGTCGAACCTGACGACCGCGCAGACGAACGCGAAGGCCGCGGCGTTCTTCACCTACGCCGCCTACGACGACCAGACCTGCGCCTCGTGGGACGCCTGTGCGCCCCGATCCGAGAGCACGTGGCTCAGCCGCGAGTACACCGCCGGCTCGCCGGTGCCGACCGACCCGAACCCGCAGGGCACCGACGTCACGAGCGGTGCGACGGTGACGGCCAGCGCGGAGAACGCCGCGGACGGCCAGACCGCGAAGAAGGCCGTCGACGGCGTCGTCAGCGGGTACCCGGACGCTCCGACCGCCGAGTGGGTCGCCCCCGCCGGACGCGCGGGGACCTGGATCCAGCTCGGGTGGTCCGGCGGGACGACCCTCAACGAGATCGACCTCGCCGACCGGCCGAACGCCGCCGACCAGGTGCTGAGTGGGACGCTGACGTTCTCCGACGGCACCAGTGTGACGGTGCCGGCGCTCACCAACGGGGGAGCGATGCAGCGGGTCACCTTCACGGCGCGCAAGGTCACCTGGGCCCGGTTCACGGTGACGTCGGTGAGCGGCTCGACCGAGAACATCGGACTCGCCGAGATCCGGGCGTTCGCCCCGGCCGGCACCACGACCCCTCCGCCCACCACCGAGCCCGCCAAGACCGACGTCACGAACAGCGCGGCGGTGACCGCGAGCGCCGAGAACGCCGCCGACGGGCAGACCGCGAAGAAGGCCGTGGACGGCGTCGTGAGCGGGTACCCGACCACACCGTCCGCCGAGTGGGTAGCCCCGTCCGGTCGGACCGGCACGTGGATCCAGCTCGGGTGGTCCGGCGGGACGACCCTGAACGAGGTCGACCTGGCGGATCGTCCGAACGCGGACGACCAGGTGCTCGGCGGGACCCTGACGTTCTCCGACGGCTCGAGCGTCACGGTGCCGGCCCTCGCCAACGGGGGCGGGCTGCAGGCGGTGACCTTCGCGTCACGGCAGGTCACCTGGGTGCGGTTCACGGTGACGTCGGTGAGCGGGACGACGCAGAACATCGGGCTCGCCGAGATCCGTGCGTTCTCGCCGGCCGGGACGCCGACGCCGACGCCGACTCCGACGCCGACGCCGACGCCGACGCCGACTCCGACGCCCACGCCGGGATTCGTCGACGTCACCGGGAAGGCCACCCCGACCGCGGTGTCGGACAACCCGGCCGACGGGCAGACGGTCGCGAAGGCCGTCGACGGCGTGGTGTCCGGGTACCCGGCCTCGCCGACGTCCGAGTGGGTCGCGCCGAAGGGCCGCACCGGAACCTGGATCCAGCTCACCTGGTCCTCGTCGGTCGCGCTGAAGCGCGTCGTCCTCTACGACCGCCCGAACTCGGCAGACCAGATCACGAGCGGCACGCTGACGTTCTCGGACGGCAGCAAGGTGACCGTCGCGTCGCTGCCGAACGACAGCTCGGCCCGGACGGTCGACTTCACCGCCAGGAACGTCACGTGGGTGCGCTTCACCGCCACCGGCGTCTCGTCCAGCACGGTGAACGCCGGTCTCGCCGAGTTCCGCGCGTGGACAGCCGGATGA
- a CDS encoding glycosyltransferase, which yields MTRATLAMVVSPVVTGPLAPTWDGALWVGEVDRTDVHASSHRDVIALDGAEGYRRARLLVRDHGEPLGFVEADITERRRIGPTIDVRTLQRAIRPMPAPERRPAAGQDLPSVSVVLCTDGAAGDTMRSVLANGHPDFDVVVVSHGADEAQPTTVVIGGRRVTTIPAPAGGLAAARNAGLLAATGDVVAFVDEGSVVDAGWLEALASAFVADADVACVTGLVPTAELRTPAQRWHDDRTAAARTVRRRVHRLTDDALDDGVAVRHPFAASEYGTGANLAVHRATALRIGGFDTAFGPGTRVGGGDDLDLFTRLLVAGSAIAVEPAAIAWQRTADDVASLRRAAAAHGHGLGAWMTKNALDRDTFAASVDALPDAVSAFARLGLEQGDRAADIDRTGTDAAGGAGAAGGAGGAGGAGAPDAVDAEFAVTARRLRGVERRSVATAPFLALRERLGGAGTIDRTARGRHELQRGLDSAGPARRGTSDAMGPGARLVAAALPVLALVIAAIGSVAGLPVLRASAIGVFLFALLGVAPLLLVRPMALARFAVFAVTGSLVGTIAIGYTMATFHVWAPTVPFVAVVLLTAAAVAVAVPRDVAELRRDRLGGGSVRSSSSSSSSSSDGSVRPGPVGIRARWGTTATVTTLSLVGLGIVVVAALTHMGDPVPAGLFGSLGPGLVIGILVVVAAAVIAIVRGRGLAVPVVVLGGVVQLAQAITYGVSTVMAAARHIGVLEYIRQYGGTNPAQDIFQTWSGLFAGGAWVADVGGIANAMLIAAWVPVLLAFSTTIAVGVLASHWLPGDRRPWIAALLTAMTGSLNTTYFSPQSTGILMSVVILVLATGPLRSAAATVTNEGVGLAKPRARKVGLSRITAIAAISIVLAVTHQISPYLTVAALVVLVVFKLARPWWLPVVVLVPAVVFALMNGSVLAKFLSLAAIGRVLDNVQPPSHDMTVLPKPLVTRLAFDIPAAALVVLGLIALITVLMRRDRLHWGLLVAAASPISLLVATNYGQEGIFRVVLFATPWIAILAAALPMPSGRLAWAGSAVGRVMRPTSVRFLVAGAGVAALVAVGAFGQTALDWNRVMTRSQSEATQLFDRTAPKGSLMLLTGSANAVPSNTGARYFDVGYLSREALSPYPDTTGGYDASSDVSDITRELVENWPATKYYALVAAPFGAYDARYGYQSDADYQQLATEMASSPYWKRVWSSGTTAMYELTQEGMRHATE from the coding sequence ATGACCCGCGCGACACTGGCGATGGTCGTCTCGCCCGTCGTCACCGGGCCGCTCGCCCCGACGTGGGACGGCGCGCTGTGGGTCGGCGAGGTCGACCGCACGGACGTGCACGCGTCCAGCCACCGTGACGTCATCGCGCTCGACGGCGCCGAGGGCTACCGACGGGCGCGACTGCTGGTCCGCGACCACGGCGAGCCGCTCGGCTTCGTCGAGGCCGACATCACGGAGCGGCGCCGCATCGGCCCGACGATCGACGTCCGCACCCTCCAGCGTGCGATCCGGCCGATGCCGGCACCCGAACGACGGCCGGCAGCAGGTCAGGACCTGCCGTCCGTCTCGGTGGTGCTCTGCACGGACGGCGCCGCGGGGGACACCATGCGGTCCGTCCTCGCCAACGGCCACCCGGACTTCGACGTGGTCGTGGTCTCCCACGGTGCCGACGAGGCGCAGCCGACCACGGTCGTGATCGGCGGACGCCGCGTCACGACGATCCCGGCCCCGGCAGGTGGCCTCGCCGCCGCCCGGAACGCCGGGCTCCTCGCGGCGACCGGCGACGTCGTCGCGTTCGTCGACGAGGGTTCCGTCGTGGACGCCGGGTGGCTCGAGGCGCTCGCGTCGGCCTTCGTGGCAGACGCCGACGTCGCGTGCGTCACCGGCCTGGTCCCGACCGCCGAGCTGCGCACCCCCGCACAGCGCTGGCACGACGACCGCACCGCCGCCGCACGCACCGTCCGGCGACGGGTGCACCGTCTCACCGACGACGCACTCGACGACGGCGTCGCCGTCCGGCACCCCTTCGCCGCGTCCGAGTACGGGACCGGCGCCAACCTCGCCGTGCACCGGGCAACCGCCCTGCGCATCGGCGGCTTCGACACCGCCTTCGGACCCGGTACCCGGGTCGGTGGCGGTGACGACCTCGACCTCTTCACACGACTGCTCGTCGCCGGATCCGCGATCGCCGTCGAACCCGCCGCGATCGCGTGGCAGCGGACGGCCGACGACGTCGCGTCGCTCCGCCGCGCCGCCGCCGCGCACGGCCACGGACTCGGAGCCTGGATGACCAAGAACGCCCTCGACCGCGACACGTTCGCCGCCTCGGTCGACGCCCTCCCCGACGCGGTCAGCGCGTTCGCACGACTCGGCCTCGAGCAGGGTGACCGTGCGGCGGACATCGACCGGACGGGCACAGACGCTGCCGGCGGTGCCGGCGCTGCGGGCGGTGCCGGCGGTGCTGGCGGTGCGGGTGCTCCCGACGCCGTCGACGCCGAGTTCGCCGTCACGGCCCGCCGCCTGCGCGGGGTCGAGCGTCGCTCGGTGGCCACCGCCCCGTTCCTGGCGCTCCGTGAGCGCCTCGGTGGAGCGGGGACCATCGACCGGACGGCGCGCGGCCGCCACGAGCTCCAGCGCGGCCTCGACTCGGCCGGACCCGCGCGACGTGGCACCTCCGACGCGATGGGTCCCGGCGCGCGCCTCGTCGCCGCCGCGCTCCCCGTCCTCGCACTGGTCATCGCCGCGATCGGCTCCGTGGCCGGGCTGCCGGTCCTCCGCGCCAGCGCGATCGGCGTGTTCCTGTTCGCCCTGCTCGGGGTCGCCCCGCTGCTGCTCGTCCGCCCGATGGCGCTGGCCCGCTTCGCGGTCTTCGCCGTCACCGGGTCGCTCGTCGGGACGATCGCCATCGGGTACACGATGGCGACCTTCCACGTCTGGGCACCGACCGTGCCCTTCGTCGCGGTCGTCCTGCTCACCGCAGCCGCCGTCGCCGTCGCCGTCCCGCGTGACGTGGCGGAACTGCGTCGAGACCGGCTCGGGGGCGGCTCGGTACGGTCGTCGTCGTCGTCGTCGTCGTCGTCGTCGGACGGTTCGGTCCGGCCCGGTCCGGTCGGCATCCGTGCTCGATGGGGCACCACCGCCACCGTCACCACCCTCTCGCTCGTCGGCCTGGGGATCGTCGTCGTCGCTGCGCTGACGCACATGGGCGACCCGGTCCCGGCCGGGCTCTTCGGGTCGCTCGGCCCCGGCCTGGTCATCGGGATCCTGGTCGTCGTCGCGGCAGCGGTCATCGCGATCGTCCGCGGTCGTGGTCTCGCGGTGCCCGTCGTCGTCCTCGGCGGCGTCGTGCAGCTGGCACAGGCGATCACCTACGGGGTGTCCACCGTCATGGCGGCGGCACGGCACATCGGCGTCCTGGAGTACATCCGCCAGTACGGCGGCACGAACCCGGCGCAGGACATCTTCCAGACGTGGTCCGGGCTCTTCGCCGGGGGCGCCTGGGTCGCCGACGTCGGCGGGATCGCCAACGCGATGCTCATCGCCGCGTGGGTGCCGGTGCTCCTCGCGTTCAGCACGACCATCGCGGTCGGCGTGCTCGCGTCGCACTGGCTGCCCGGCGACCGGCGGCCGTGGATCGCCGCCCTGTTGACGGCGATGACCGGCTCGCTCAACACCACGTACTTCTCGCCGCAGTCGACCGGCATCCTGATGTCCGTCGTGATCCTCGTCCTCGCGACCGGACCGCTCCGGAGCGCCGCAGCGACCGTGACGAACGAGGGCGTCGGGCTCGCGAAGCCGCGTGCACGCAAGGTCGGGCTGTCCCGCATCACCGCGATCGCCGCGATCAGCATCGTGCTCGCGGTCACCCACCAGATCTCCCCGTACCTCACCGTGGCGGCCCTGGTCGTGCTCGTCGTCTTCAAGCTGGCCCGGCCGTGGTGGCTCCCGGTCGTCGTGCTCGTCCCCGCGGTGGTCTTCGCGCTCATGAACGGCAGCGTGCTCGCCAAGTTCCTGTCCCTGGCCGCGATCGGCCGGGTCCTCGACAACGTGCAGCCGCCGTCGCACGACATGACCGTCCTGCCGAAGCCGCTCGTCACCCGTCTGGCGTTCGACATCCCGGCGGCCGCACTCGTCGTGCTCGGGCTCATCGCCCTCATCACGGTGCTGATGCGTCGCGATCGTCTGCACTGGGGGCTGCTCGTGGCCGCCGCGAGCCCGATCTCGCTGCTCGTCGCGACGAACTACGGCCAGGAGGGCATCTTCCGCGTCGTCCTGTTCGCCACCCCCTGGATCGCGATCCTCGCGGCCGCGCTGCCGATGCCAAGCGGACGGCTCGCCTGGGCCGGCTCGGCGGTCGGACGGGTGATGCGTCCCACCTCGGTGCGGTTCCTCGTGGCCGGCGCCGGCGTCGCGGCGCTCGTCGCGGTCGGGGCGTTCGGGCAGACCGCGCTCGACTGGAACCGGGTGATGACGCGGAGCCAGTCGGAGGCCACGCAGCTGTTCGACCGCACCGCACCGAAGGGCTCGCTGATGCTCCTCACCGGTTCGGCCAACGCCGTACCGAGCAACACCGGCGCCCGGTACTTCGACGTGGGCTACCTGTCCCGTGAAGCACTGAGCCCCTACCCGGACACGACCGGCGGCTACGACGCCAGCTCGGACGTCTCCGACATCACGCGGGAACTCGTCGAGAACTGGCCCGCGACGAAGTACTACGCCCTCGTCGCCGCACCCTTCGGGGCGTACGACGCGCGGTACGGGTACCAGAGCGACGCCGACTACCAGCAGCTCGCGACCGAGATGGCGTCCTCGCCGTACTGGAAGCGCGTCTGGTCGTCCGGCACCACGGCGATGTACGAGCTGACCCAGGAGGGCATGCGCCATGCAACGGAGTGA
- a CDS encoding glycosyltransferase family 2 protein translates to MTTVAVVICAYTQQRWGDLQDSVESAKRQPEAPEVVVVIDHEPELLARAAARWPELRVVENTEDRGLSGARNTGVALTEADVVAFLDDDATADEDWLSHMLVALEDPDVVGVGGRATPSWPDATGAGPYTDELLWIVGCSYRGLPETAGDVRNVIGSSMAFRREAILLAGGFRSGIGRVGNQPLGCEETEMCIRIAQARPGARIRHEPRSNVSHRVSPDRVTMRYLRRRSYYEGISKAVLSRRVGTGDSLSSEQTYLTKVLPGALLRELRRVGRGGGRHAVAIVVSVASTVTGYAVGRLLGSVVVTAPAERAARRPVVTR, encoded by the coding sequence GTGACGACCGTCGCCGTCGTGATCTGCGCGTACACGCAGCAGCGATGGGGTGACCTGCAGGACAGCGTCGAGTCCGCCAAGCGTCAGCCGGAGGCCCCCGAGGTCGTCGTCGTCATCGACCACGAACCCGAGCTCCTCGCCCGCGCCGCAGCGCGCTGGCCGGAACTGCGCGTCGTCGAGAACACCGAGGACCGCGGGCTGTCCGGCGCGCGGAACACCGGCGTCGCGTTGACCGAGGCCGACGTCGTCGCGTTCCTCGACGACGACGCCACCGCCGACGAGGACTGGCTCAGCCACATGCTCGTCGCGCTCGAGGACCCCGACGTGGTCGGCGTCGGCGGACGGGCGACCCCGTCGTGGCCGGACGCCACCGGAGCCGGCCCGTACACGGACGAGCTGCTCTGGATCGTCGGCTGCAGCTACCGGGGTCTCCCCGAGACGGCCGGCGACGTCCGCAACGTCATCGGCTCGAGCATGGCGTTCCGGCGGGAGGCCATCCTGCTCGCCGGCGGGTTCCGCTCCGGCATCGGCCGGGTCGGCAACCAGCCGCTCGGGTGCGAGGAGACCGAGATGTGCATCCGGATCGCCCAGGCACGTCCCGGCGCCCGGATCCGGCACGAACCCCGCTCGAACGTCTCGCACCGGGTGTCCCCGGACCGCGTGACGATGCGGTACCTGCGTCGACGGAGCTACTACGAGGGCATCTCGAAGGCCGTGCTGAGCCGTCGCGTCGGCACCGGCGACTCGCTGTCCAGCGAGCAGACGTACCTGACGAAGGTGCTCCCGGGAGCCCTGCTCCGCGAGCTGCGTCGAGTCGGTCGCGGTGGCGGTCGTCACGCCGTCGCGATCGTCGTGTCCGTCGCGTCCACGGTGACCGGGTACGCCGTCGGGCGACTGCTCGGCAGCGTCGTCGTCACCGCCCCCGCTGAGCGGGCCGCACGTCGGCCGGTGGTGACGCGATGA
- a CDS encoding glycosyltransferase family 2 protein, whose protein sequence is MSATTVRPRDPRVSVVIPARNEARNLEIILPKLPPVYEVILVDGHSVDDTIATAQRLLPDVRVVHQTRKGKGNALACGFEAVTGDVVVMFDADCSADPDEIPRFVQALIDGADVAKGTRYAHGGGSDDITILRNLGNRGLNLLCNVILGTRYSDLCYGYNAFWADVLPKIGLLSSTLPRPADGSMLWGDGFEIETVLTCRWSAAELAIEEVPSHEKLRVHGTSNLNAVTDGIRVLKSIMHERRRAAQGRARARVATLGGGAATTPVTGSPVSPVSAPPVVGSHHAAPVAASAPVAGAPVGALEGDAA, encoded by the coding sequence ATGTCCGCCACCACCGTCCGACCGAGGGACCCGAGGGTCTCCGTCGTCATCCCGGCCCGCAACGAGGCCCGCAACCTCGAGATCATCCTGCCGAAGCTCCCGCCCGTGTACGAGGTCATCCTGGTCGACGGCCACTCCGTCGACGACACGATCGCCACCGCGCAGCGGCTCCTGCCCGACGTGCGCGTCGTGCACCAGACCCGCAAGGGCAAGGGCAACGCGCTCGCGTGCGGCTTCGAAGCCGTCACCGGCGACGTCGTCGTCATGTTCGACGCGGACTGCTCCGCCGACCCGGACGAGATCCCGCGCTTCGTGCAGGCGCTCATCGACGGTGCCGACGTGGCGAAGGGCACCCGCTACGCCCACGGCGGCGGGAGCGACGACATCACCATCCTCCGCAACCTCGGCAACCGGGGCCTCAACCTGCTCTGCAACGTGATCCTCGGCACCCGCTACAGCGACCTCTGCTACGGCTACAACGCCTTCTGGGCGGACGTCCTGCCGAAGATCGGTCTGCTGTCCTCGACGCTGCCGCGTCCGGCCGACGGTTCGATGCTCTGGGGCGACGGGTTCGAGATCGAGACCGTCCTCACCTGCCGCTGGTCGGCCGCCGAACTCGCGATCGAGGAGGTGCCGAGCCACGAGAAGCTCCGCGTGCACGGCACGAGCAACCTCAACGCAGTCACCGACGGCATCCGCGTGCTGAAGTCGATCATGCACGAGCGTCGCCGGGCTGCCCAGGGCCGTGCCCGTGCCCGTGTCGCCACGCTGGGGGGCGGCGCCGCCACGACGCCGGTCACGGGATCGCCCGTGTCCCCGGTCAGTGCCCCGCCCGTCGTCGGCTCGCACCACGCCGCTCCGGTCGCCGCATCCGCCCCCGTCGCCGGTGCGCCCGTCGGCGCACTCGAGGGGGACGCCGCGTGA
- a CDS encoding NAD(P)/FAD-dependent oxidoreductase, which produces MDAAPTNVPDRPTSDDRLTVDVVVIGAGPAGLSAALNLVRARRTVLLLDANRPRNAATLRSHGFLTRDGVSPLELRKLGRTEVEGYDEATVLQAVVDRMAPDGDRWLVHGSWRGAEVEASARAVVIATGLREEFPALPTLRAFYGTAVHSCVECDAYEKAGEPLAFICETDDVVDRALLIGSWTDDLIVYTNGSGALDDAGRARLASAGVRVDERAVADLEGDRSGMTGVRLADGHVEPRTGGFVRPRWSADLDWVDAELALDAEGLVVVDRSGRTSVPGVYAVGDVTPPGPEQLIVAAGHGAVTAAAVHRDLVGGLADARDAVQ; this is translated from the coding sequence GTGGACGCTGCCCCCACGAACGTCCCGGATCGGCCGACGAGCGACGACCGCCTGACGGTCGACGTCGTGGTGATCGGTGCGGGCCCGGCAGGGCTGAGCGCGGCGCTCAACCTCGTGCGCGCGCGTCGGACCGTGCTGCTCCTGGATGCGAACCGCCCGCGGAACGCCGCGACGCTCCGCTCGCACGGGTTCCTCACGCGCGACGGCGTCTCGCCGCTCGAGCTCCGGAAGCTCGGTCGCACCGAGGTCGAGGGCTACGACGAGGCGACGGTCCTCCAGGCCGTCGTCGACCGGATGGCCCCGGACGGCGATCGGTGGCTCGTGCACGGTTCGTGGCGCGGCGCCGAGGTCGAGGCCTCCGCCCGCGCCGTGGTCATCGCGACCGGGTTGCGCGAGGAGTTCCCGGCGCTGCCGACGCTCCGGGCGTTCTACGGTACGGCGGTGCACAGCTGCGTCGAGTGCGACGCGTACGAGAAGGCGGGCGAACCCCTCGCCTTCATCTGCGAGACGGACGACGTGGTCGACCGAGCGCTCCTGATCGGCTCGTGGACGGACGACCTGATCGTCTACACGAACGGCTCGGGCGCGCTCGATGACGCCGGCCGTGCGCGCCTGGCGTCCGCGGGTGTGCGCGTGGACGAGCGTGCGGTGGCCGACCTCGAGGGCGACCGCTCCGGGATGACCGGCGTGCGGCTCGCCGACGGGCACGTGGAGCCGCGCACGGGCGGGTTCGTCCGGCCGCGCTGGTCCGCCGACCTCGACTGGGTCGACGCCGAGCTCGCGCTGGACGCCGAGGGGCTCGTGGTCGTCGACCGGTCGGGCCGGACCTCCGTCCCCGGCGTCTACGCGGTGGGTGACGTGACGCCTCCCGGGCCGGAGCAGCTCATCGTGGCCGCCGGACACGGGGCCGTGACGGCCGCCGCGGTGCACCGCGACCTCGTGGGTGGTCTCGCAGACGCTCGGGATGCTGTACAGTAG